Proteins encoded by one window of Salvia splendens isolate huo1 chromosome 7, SspV2, whole genome shotgun sequence:
- the LOC121810855 gene encoding UDP-glycosyltransferase 82A1-like, giving the protein MIEKKKIILVPYPAQGRVTPMLKLAAVIAGLGQFRPVVLTPEFIHRRISPRIDGVLCLPLPDGLEGGVAPDFFAVERAMEETMPPALEELLREMAGGVACVEVARRSGVAAAGFWPAMHATYRLVAAIPDLIRTGVVSENGCPRNPSDLISLSSHEPTLTTNDLPWLIGSSKARVSRFKFWTRTIERSKTLQYIMINTFSEGSDLNTEQSTKFDGENSPQILEIGPLIMQAATTTSTTLWEEDTSCLDWLDKQNVGSVMYISFGSWVRPIGEVKVNSLASTLEALGMPFIWVVGPAWRLALPEGFIERVATYGRVVEWAPQLEVLQHPAVKCYLTHRGWNSTMEAIQCKKPLLCYPIAGDQFLNCTYIVNTWKTRVKIERFRIEEIESGIRKVEDGKFTGRIEELNEKLFGKEGSSKAMAKLSTFIKDLNT; this is encoded by the exons ATgatagagaagaagaaaataattcTAGTCCCATATCCGGCCCAAGGCCGCGTCACCCCGATGCTCAAGCTCGCCGCCGTCATCGCCGGACTCGGCCAGTTCCGGCCGGTGGTGCTCACGCCGGAATTCATCCACCGCCGCATCTCGCCGAGGATTGACGGCGTGCTCTGCCTGCCGCTCCCCGACGGCTTGGAGGGCGGCGTGGCGCCTGATTTCTTCGCCGTGGAGAGGGCGATGGAGGAGACCATGCCGCCGGCGCTCGAGGAGCTTCTTAGGGAGATGGCCGGCGGCGTCGCTTGCGTTGAGGTGGCGAGGAGATCCGGGGTGGCGGCGGCCGGGTTTTGGCCGGCCATGCACGCTACTTACCGGCTCGTTGCCGCCATACCGGACTTGATCAGGACCGGAGTTGTCTCGGAAAATG GATGTCCAAGAAATCCAAGTGATCTCATTTCCTTGTCTTCCCATGAGCCTACCTTGACTACAAATGACCTTCCTTGGCTTATTGGCTCTTCAAAAGCTAGGGTTTCAAGATTCAAATTTTGGACTCGGACTATTGAACGATCAAAAACTCTCCAATACATTATGATTAACACATTTTCGGAGGGATCTGACCTCAACACCGAACAATCAACTAAATTTGATGGTGAAAATTCGCCTCAAATTCTCGAAATTGGCCCTTTGATCATGCAAGCTGCAACGACTACCTCTACCACTCTCTGGGAAGAGGATACGAGTTGCTTGGACTGGCTAGACAAACAAAATGTAGGCTCGGTTATGTACATTTCTTTTGGGAGTTGGGTGAGGCCCATCGGTGAAGTGAAGGTAAACTCTCTAGCATCGACACTCGAGGCATTGGGGATGCCATTCATTTGGGTGGTGGGCCCTGCATGGCGTCTGGCGTTGCCCGAAGGGTTCATTGAGAGAGTGGCTACCTATGGGAGGGTTGTTGAGTGGGCCCCACAACTCGAGGTGTTGCAGCATCCGGCTGTCAAGTGTTACCTCACTCACCGTGGATGGAACTCTACTATGGAAGCCATACAGTGCAAGAAGCCTCTCTTGTGCTACCCGATCGCGGGCGATCAATTTTTGAATTGTACTTATATTGTGAATACATGGAAGACTAGAGTGAAGATTGAAAGATTTAGAATCGAAGAAATCGAAAGTGGAATTAGAAAAGTGGAAGATGGAAAATTTACGGGGAGGATTGAGGAGCTAAATGAGAAATTATTCGGAAAGGAAGGAAGCTCCAAAGCAATGGCTAAATTATCTACATTCATTAAAGATCTTAACACATAA
- the LOC121742629 gene encoding OVARIAN TUMOR DOMAIN-containing deubiquitinating enzyme 11-like translates to MGDVYRFASASASSSSSLNSSTNDTEDDHTIAEILAEEEKLSYDNRKLGKRLSHLDSIPHTPRVIGDIPDPNDATLDHERLAQRLATYSLAEMQIEGDGNCQFRALADQLYQNPDYHKFVRKQVIKQLKRHRRLYESYVPMRYKHYVKKMKRLGEWGDHVTLQAAADRFEAKICLITSFRDTGYIEILPNDRSPSRELWLSFWSEVHYNSLYQAGEVPTRTHRKKHWLF, encoded by the exons ATGGGTGATGTCTATAGATTTGCAAGTGCTAGTGCGAGCTCGAGCTCGAGTTTAAATAGTAGCACAAATGATACAGAGGATGATCACACCATTGCGGAGATATTGGCTGAGGAGGAGAAATTAAGCTATGATAATCGCAAGCTTGGCAAACGGCTCTCTCATTTGGACTCGATACCG CACACTCCTCGGGTCATTGGTGATATACCCGATCCAAATGATGCGACCTTGGACCATGAGAGGCTAGCTcaaag GCTGGCGACATATAGCTTAGCTGAAATGCAAATCGAGGGAGATGGGAATTGTCAG TTTCGAGCCCTCGCTGATCAGTTATATCAGAATCCAGACTACCACAAGTTTGTCCGAAAGCAGGTTATCAAGCAG CTTAAAAGGCACAGAAGACTATACGAAAGTTATGTTCCGATGAGGTACAAACACtatgtgaagaagatgaaaag GTTGGGCGAATGGGGAGATCACGTTACTCTACAAGCAGCTGCAGATCGA TTTGAAGCCAAAATATGTTTGATCACCTCCTTCCGCGACACTGGCTACATTGAGATCCTCCCGAATGACAGAAGTCCGAGTAGAG AGTTGTGGCTAAGCTTTTGGAGCGAAGTTCACTATAACTCATTGTATCAAGCAGGAG AGGTTCCGACAAGAACACACAGGAAAAAGCATTGGCTCTTCTAA
- the LOC121742017 gene encoding protein PAT1 homolog 1-like: MERSGGRDLNAFADRTSSSISDAALFDASQYTFFGKGEVDEVELGGFEDEYGSAPGVGGEDDLNEYHLFDKDEGSGLGQLSDIDDLATTFAKLNKVVSGPRHPGVIGDRGSGSFSRESSSATEWAREADFPDWGDHHMSDSECYEENKRWSSQPHISSLYHRESTPLYRTSSYPEQQQPLQHCSSEPILVPKSSFTSFPPPGSQQASPNSAHHFSSSSLSGGSQLQISSSSNSSLANSALLLSGMPHGYHYNPNMSRLSSPNISRHNQLQNQWSSHAGVLHGDQSILLNSIMQHQYQNGLLPSHLLSPQQLRGQLSFQPSLAHFSALQSQMYSTYPSPSQLNKYGLTYKKEAKPKSGKSRHSVRFSHQGSDASSHKNETNFPQIRSKYMTPEDIESILKMQLAATHGSDPYVDDYYHQARLAKKSAETKSRFRFCPSHQKEQSSRSRNSSELQPHLHVDAHGRVCFSSIRRPHPLLEVDPPPSACGDSNAELKSSEKPLEEEPMLAARVTIEDGLSLLLEVDDIDRLLQFTQPQDGGSQLRRKRHVLLEGLAASLQLVDPLGESGNAVGLSPKDDIVFLRIVSMSKGRKLISKFLQLLIPGSELARIVCMAIFRHLRFLFGGLPSDEEATISINDLAKRVSLCVSGMDLNSLSACLAAVVCSSEQPPLRPVGSSAGDGASVILKSVLERGTNLLRDPQFGGNYSIPNPALWQASFDAFFGLLTKYCVSKYDSIVHSLFVQSAPNTDVIGPEAAKAVSREMPVELLRASLPHTDESQKKLLLNFAQRSMPVTGFNAPGGNSGQINPESVRG; this comes from the exons ATGGAGAGATCTGGAGGGAGAGATCTCAACGCCTTCGCCGACCGTACCAGCAGCTCAATTTCTG ATGCGGCGCTGTTTGATGCTTCCCAATACACTTTTTTTGGGAAAGGTGAGGTGGATGAAGTGGAATTGGGGGGATTTGAAGATGAATATGGCTCTGCGCCTGGAGTTGGTGGGGAAGATGATCTGAATGAGTATCATCTGTTTGACAAAGATGAG GGATCAGGATTAGGACAATTATCTGATATTGATGATCTGGCTACTACGTTTGCTAAG TTAAACAAAGTTGTTTCTGGACCTAGGCATCCCGGTGTTATTGGTGATCGAGGATCTGGATCTTTCTCAAGGGAAA GCTCATCAGCTACTGAATGGGCACGAGAAGCAGATTTTCCCGATTGGGGTGACCATCACATGTCAGACTCGGAGTGCTATGAGGAAAACAAGAGGTGGTCATCACAGCCACATATCTCTTCATTATACCACCGAGAATCTACACCTTTATATAGAACGTCATCATACCCTGAGCAGCAGCAACCGCTGCAACACTGTTCTAGTGAGCCCATTTTAGTCCCAAAATCATCTTTCACTTCTTTCCCTCCACCAGGATCACAACAAGCTTCACCAAATAGTGCTCATCATTTTAGTTCGTCGTCTCTTTCTGGTGGATCCCAGTTGCAAATTTCTTCTTCGAGCAACTCCTCATTAGCTAACTCTGCTCTTCTTTTGTCTGGCATGCCACATGGATACCATTATAACCCAAACATGTCACGTTTATCCTCACCTAATATCTCACGTCACAACCAACTTCAAAATCAATGGAGTAGTCATGCTGGTGTTCTTCATGGGGATCAATCTATTCTCTTAAACAGTATAATGCAGCATCAGTATCAAAATGGGTTATTACCATCACATCTGCTGTCCCCACAGCAGCTGAGAGGACAGCTTTCATTCCAACCATCATTAGCCCATTTTTCAGCATTACAGTCTCAAATGTATAGCACTTACCCATCTCCTTCACAGCTAAACAAGTATGGATTAACATACAAGAAAGAAGCCAAACCTAAATCTGGAAAGAGCAGACATTCAGTCAGATTTTCCCATCAAGGGTCTGATGCCAGCAGCCATAAGAATGAGACTAATTTTCCACAAATTAGATCTAAGTACATGACTCCCGAGGATATTGAAAGCATTCTTAAGATGCAGCTTGCTGCTACGCATGGCAGTGATCCATATGTAGATGATTATTACCATCAAGCGAGACTTGCTAAGAAATCTGCTGAAACAAAGTCAAGGTTTCGTTTTTGCCCATCTCACCAGAAGGAACAATCTTCCCGTTCCCGTAACAGTTCTGAACTACAGCCACATCTCCATGTTGATGCTCATGGAAGGGTTTGTTTCTCTTCAATTCGCAGGCCACATCCTCTTCTTGAAGTTGACCCTCCTCCCTCTGCTTGTGGGGATAGTAATGCTGAACTGAAATCATCTGAGAAGCCTTTGGAAGAGGAACCAATGCTTGCTGCTAGGGTAACTATTGAAGATGGCTTGAGTCTCCTTCTTGAGGTCGATGACATTGATCGGCTGTTACAGTTCACTCAACCCCAAGATGGTGGGAGCCAGCTTAGGCGGAAACGCCATGTTCTATTAGAAGGATTAGCTGCGTCTCTTCAGCTAGTTGATCCCCTGGGAGAAAGTGGAAATGCTGTTGGGCTCTCTCCCAAGGATGATATAGTGTTTCTACGTATAGTTTCCATGTCCAAAGGCCGGAAACTTATTTCAAAGTTTCTTCAGCTTCTCATACCTGGTAGTGAGCTTGCTCGAATAGTTTGCATGGCCATTTTCCGTCATTTAAGATTTTTGTTCGGTGGTCTGCCCTCTGATGAAGAAGCAACTATAAGCATTAACGATCTGGCCAAAAGAGTCTCTCTATGTGTTAGTGGAATGGATCTTAATTCACTCAGTGCTTGTCTCGCAGCAGTTGTTTGTTCCTCCGAACAGCCGCCTCTTCGTCCAGTAGGCAGCTCTGCGGGAGATGGTGCATCAGTCATTTTGAAGTCTGTTTTAGAAAGAGGCACAAACTTGTTAAGAGATCCTCAGTTTGGTGGAAACTACAGCATCCCTAATCCTGCCCTTTGGCAGGCTTCCTTCGATGCCTTCTTTGGTCTCCTGACAAAATACTGTGTGAGCAAGTATGACAGTATAGTGCACTCGTTATTTGTTCAGAGTGCACCCAACACAGACGTAATTGGTCCTGAGGCTGCAAAGGCTGTAAGTAGAGAGATGCCTGTGGAACTTCTACGTGCTAGTCTGCCTCATACTGATGAGAGTCAGAAGAAATTGTTACTGAATTTCGCTCAGAGGTCTATGCCTGTTACTGGATTCAATGCTCCTGGTGGAAACAGTGGACAGATAAATCCTGAATCTGTCCGAGGCTGA
- the LOC121811294 gene encoding UDP-arabinose 4-epimerase 1-like isoform X1, which produces MMLSCNLKYHTAGMDFMETKRRTNLTRQLLVVAGVTALLILIINWSNSTSTSLKFSQHEPGVTHVLVTGGAGYIGSHAALRLLKDSYRVTIVDNLSRGNLGSVKVLQSLYPEPGRLQFIYADLGDASVVDKIFKQNAFDAVMHFAAVAYVGESTAEPLRYYHNITSNTLVVVKAMAAHGVKTLIYSSTCATYGEPEKMPITEVTPQVPINPYGKAKKMAEDMILDYSKTSDMAVMILRYFNVIGSDPSGRLGEAPRPELREQGRISGACFDAARGIIPGLKIRGSDYNTADGTCVRDYIDVSDLIDAHVKALAHANPKKVGIYNVGTGKGSSVNEFVAACKRATGVNIKVDYLSRRPGDYAEVYTDPSKIWNELGWKAKYTNLEDSLSTAWRWHKAHTNGYNTLT; this is translated from the exons ATGATGCTTTCATGTAATCTCAAATATCACACTGCAGGTATGGATTTCATGGAAACGAAACGACGAACCAACTTAACTAGGCAGCTTCTCGTGGTGGCCGGAGTCACTGCACTTCTCATTCTCATCATCAATTGGTCTAATAGCACTTCAACCTCTCTCAAG TTCTCTCAGCACGAGCCTGGAGTCACTCACGTGCTAGTGACCGGAGGGGCAGGCTACATAGGCTCCCATGCAGCTCTTCGCCTCCTAAAAGACTCATACCGCGTGACTATAGTG GATAATCTCTCCCGTGGCAACCTTGGCTCCGTTAAGGTCCTCCAGTCGCTCTACCCTGAGCCCGGGCGTCTCCAGTTCATCTATGCCGATTTAGGAGATGCATCtgtg GTGGACAAAATATTCAAACAAAATGCATTTGATGCTGTGATGCATTTTGCTGCTGTGGCCTATGTTGGCGAAAGCACGGCCGAGCCTCTGAG GTACTATCACAACATCACCTCGAACACCCTCGTGGTGGTGAAGGCTATGGCGGCCCACGGAGTCAAGACTTTGATCTATTCGAGCACTTGCGCAACATATGGCGAGCCAGAGAAGATGCCTATTACGGAGGTTACTCCGCAG GTACCTATAAATCCGTATGGGAAGGCCAAGAAGATGGCGGAGGACATGATTTTGGACTACTCGAAGACCTCGGACATGGCTGTGATGATCTTGAGGTACTTCAACGTGATCGGGTCCGACCCCTCTGGGAGGCTCGGGGAGGCGCCTCGCCCCGAGCTGCGCGAGCAAGGGAGGATCTCGGGCGCTTGCTTTGATGCGGCTCGAGGCATAATCCCCGGCCTAAAG ATAAGAGGAAGTGACTACAACACCGCGGATGGAACTTGTGTGAGGGACTACATAGATGTGAGTGACCTAATAGACGCACACGTCAAGGCTCTGGCACATGCCAACCCCAAGAAAGTCGGAATCTACAACGTTGGCACGGGAAAAG GTAGCTCGGTGAACGAGTTTGTGGCAGCCTGCAAGAGAGCGACGGGCGTGAACATCAAGGTGGACTACCTTAGCCGGAGGCCCGGGGACTATGCAGAAGTGTACACCGATCCTTCGAAGATTTGGAACGAGCTGGGATGGAAGGCCAAGTATACGAATCTTGAAGACAGTTTGTCGACTGCTTGGAGATGGCACAAGGCACACACCAATGGCTACAACACTTTAACTTAA
- the LOC121811294 gene encoding UDP-arabinose 4-epimerase 1-like isoform X2: MDFMETKRRTNLTRQLLVVAGVTALLILIINWSNSTSTSLKFSQHEPGVTHVLVTGGAGYIGSHAALRLLKDSYRVTIVDNLSRGNLGSVKVLQSLYPEPGRLQFIYADLGDASVVDKIFKQNAFDAVMHFAAVAYVGESTAEPLRYYHNITSNTLVVVKAMAAHGVKTLIYSSTCATYGEPEKMPITEVTPQVPINPYGKAKKMAEDMILDYSKTSDMAVMILRYFNVIGSDPSGRLGEAPRPELREQGRISGACFDAARGIIPGLKIRGSDYNTADGTCVRDYIDVSDLIDAHVKALAHANPKKVGIYNVGTGKGSSVNEFVAACKRATGVNIKVDYLSRRPGDYAEVYTDPSKIWNELGWKAKYTNLEDSLSTAWRWHKAHTNGYNTLT, from the exons ATGGATTTCATGGAAACGAAACGACGAACCAACTTAACTAGGCAGCTTCTCGTGGTGGCCGGAGTCACTGCACTTCTCATTCTCATCATCAATTGGTCTAATAGCACTTCAACCTCTCTCAAG TTCTCTCAGCACGAGCCTGGAGTCACTCACGTGCTAGTGACCGGAGGGGCAGGCTACATAGGCTCCCATGCAGCTCTTCGCCTCCTAAAAGACTCATACCGCGTGACTATAGTG GATAATCTCTCCCGTGGCAACCTTGGCTCCGTTAAGGTCCTCCAGTCGCTCTACCCTGAGCCCGGGCGTCTCCAGTTCATCTATGCCGATTTAGGAGATGCATCtgtg GTGGACAAAATATTCAAACAAAATGCATTTGATGCTGTGATGCATTTTGCTGCTGTGGCCTATGTTGGCGAAAGCACGGCCGAGCCTCTGAG GTACTATCACAACATCACCTCGAACACCCTCGTGGTGGTGAAGGCTATGGCGGCCCACGGAGTCAAGACTTTGATCTATTCGAGCACTTGCGCAACATATGGCGAGCCAGAGAAGATGCCTATTACGGAGGTTACTCCGCAG GTACCTATAAATCCGTATGGGAAGGCCAAGAAGATGGCGGAGGACATGATTTTGGACTACTCGAAGACCTCGGACATGGCTGTGATGATCTTGAGGTACTTCAACGTGATCGGGTCCGACCCCTCTGGGAGGCTCGGGGAGGCGCCTCGCCCCGAGCTGCGCGAGCAAGGGAGGATCTCGGGCGCTTGCTTTGATGCGGCTCGAGGCATAATCCCCGGCCTAAAG ATAAGAGGAAGTGACTACAACACCGCGGATGGAACTTGTGTGAGGGACTACATAGATGTGAGTGACCTAATAGACGCACACGTCAAGGCTCTGGCACATGCCAACCCCAAGAAAGTCGGAATCTACAACGTTGGCACGGGAAAAG GTAGCTCGGTGAACGAGTTTGTGGCAGCCTGCAAGAGAGCGACGGGCGTGAACATCAAGGTGGACTACCTTAGCCGGAGGCCCGGGGACTATGCAGAAGTGTACACCGATCCTTCGAAGATTTGGAACGAGCTGGGATGGAAGGCCAAGTATACGAATCTTGAAGACAGTTTGTCGACTGCTTGGAGATGGCACAAGGCACACACCAATGGCTACAACACTTTAACTTAA